A genomic segment from Micromonospora echinaurantiaca encodes:
- a CDS encoding phosphotransferase, with product MIPAPEQVTPTWLTGALRATAAAGARVTAVESAPVGGGKLSRCVRLRLRWSPAGAGPATLIGKFAAADERTRRTGTDSDAYRRELLFYRRLAPAVPIRVPRCHLAEAAPGTGEFVLLLDDAAPARPRDQVRGATADDVALALGELARLQARFWGGAGLCGQEWLPVPGPATGRRRAAAYRVTAEGFLARFGARLSPRARAVVTGFGTRVRRWAAAQQPPYTLLHGDFRLDNLLFGDGPGSAPLTVVDWQTVAVGPGPSDAAYLVGGALPEDVRRDREEELLRLYRRSLAAAGVRWAEAECRRAWRLGALAGLHMTVVGAMLVAADPASDAMFVSLAERHAAHVTDLEAFDVLDQHR from the coding sequence GTGATCCCCGCCCCGGAGCAGGTGACCCCGACCTGGCTGACCGGTGCCCTGCGCGCGACGGCGGCGGCCGGCGCGCGGGTGACCGCCGTGGAGTCCGCGCCGGTCGGCGGTGGGAAGTTGAGCCGCTGCGTCCGGCTGCGGCTGCGCTGGTCACCGGCCGGGGCCGGGCCAGCAACGCTGATCGGCAAGTTCGCCGCCGCCGACGAGCGCACCCGGCGCACCGGCACCGACAGCGACGCGTACCGCCGGGAACTGCTCTTCTACCGTCGGCTCGCGCCGGCCGTGCCGATCCGGGTGCCGCGCTGCCACCTGGCCGAGGCGGCGCCGGGGACCGGCGAGTTCGTGCTGCTGCTCGACGACGCCGCCCCGGCCCGCCCCCGCGACCAGGTACGCGGCGCCACCGCCGACGACGTCGCGCTGGCGCTGGGTGAGCTGGCCCGGCTGCAGGCGCGGTTCTGGGGCGGCGCCGGGCTCTGCGGCCAGGAGTGGCTGCCGGTGCCCGGCCCGGCGACCGGCCGGCGCCGGGCAGCGGCGTACCGGGTGACGGCCGAGGGGTTCCTGGCCCGGTTCGGCGCGCGGCTGTCGCCCCGGGCCCGGGCGGTGGTGACCGGATTCGGCACCCGGGTCCGCCGCTGGGCCGCCGCGCAGCAGCCGCCGTACACCCTGCTGCACGGTGACTTCCGGCTGGACAACCTGCTCTTCGGCGACGGGCCGGGCAGCGCGCCGCTGACCGTCGTGGACTGGCAGACCGTGGCGGTCGGTCCCGGCCCGAGCGACGCGGCGTACCTGGTCGGCGGCGCGCTGCCGGAGGACGTCCGGCGGGACCGCGAGGAGGAGCTGCTGCGGCTCTACCGGCGGTCGCTGGCCGCCGCCGGGGTCCGCTGGGCCGAGGCGGAGTGCCGCCGCGCGTGGCGGCTGGGCGCGCTCGCCGGGCTCCACATGACGGTGGTCGGCGCGATGCTCGTCGCCGCGGACCCGGCCAGCGACGCCATGTTCGTGTCGCTGGCCGAGCGGCACGCGGCCCACGTGACGGATCTGGAGGCGTTCGATGTCCTCGACCAGCACCGGTGA